The segment GGTTTTTTTAATTTATTTTTTATTAAACGTTTGCGACTTCTCCGTAAACTTTAAGTGTTTCCTCAGCGCATTTCTTCCAGTTAAATTTTTCAGCCTGGATTATCCCTTTTTTACTAAGTTCTTCCCGTAAATTCCGATCCACTAAAATTTTTTCTAACGCACTGGAAATTTCTAAAACTTTTTCTGGATTAATAAGTATGGCAGCTTGACCGGCAATCTCTGGCAGAGAGGATTTATTTGATGTAATTGTCGGAACTCCAAGAGACAATGCCTCAAGCACTGGCAAACCAAATCCTTCATAGAAAGATGGAAAAATAAAACAAGCGGCACCTTTCATTAAAGAAAATTTTTCGCGACCGGGAACATAGCCAATATATTTTATCTCTCCGCTTTCCCCTAACTTTTTTTGGCACGCCTCAATTTCTTTAAAAACATTTTTATACTTCCATCCTCTAACCCCAGCTAAAATGAGCTGGTATTTTTTTTCTAAATTTTTATTTTTATAAATTAAACCGCAAAACGCCTGAACTAAGGCAACGATGTTTTTCCTCGGCTCAATCGTCCCTAAAAATAGGGCGTAATCATCTTTAAGGCCGTATTTTACCTTTAAATCTTCAAAACAAATTTCTGACTCTACGCCGCAGGCGGTTTCTTTTTTCGAAGGCAAATTTCTAAACTCCACCCCCTCATAAATCACTTCTACTTTCCCGGGATTTATTTTGAAAATTTCCGTAATATCTTTTTTGGTATTTTTTGAAACAGCGATAATTTTTTCTGCCTTTTTTAAACTTTTCGGAACCAACGTTTTAGTTGAAAAATTTTGACCTATCAAAAATTTTTTTGGAAACCACTCGGGATTTTTATATATAGCAAGATCATGAACCGTTACAACGGACTTTCCCTTGTAAGCCAAGGGCAAAGTATAGGCCGGCGAGTGGAAAACATCCAACTTTTCTTTCTCAATGGCGTTTGCCGTTAAAAGATGAGAAAAGGCAAAAGGTAGATAATGTTTATATTGATGAAATGGAAAAAATTTTATTTTTACATTTGGTGCGCCAACAATCATTTCTTCGGCGGCGTCTTTGGAAAGTAAATTATCAAAAAAAAGAACGTACTCGTTCTTTTTATCTATCTTCAGGAGATTTTTTATCAAAAAAAATGTGTAATGTCCAACGCCGGCAGCTTCTCCATAACCCGGATTTAAAATTGTTCTACAGTCAATGCCAATGCGCATAATATAATATTGTATGATTTTACCATTGATAATTTACAAATGCCCAATCAACCAAACCCTTAATTTCTTTAAATCTGTCTTCCGCAGTCGCACTGCCTAAAACCACGGCAATTATTTTATGTCCTCCGCGCATAACTTCCACCGCTAAATTATACCCCGATTCTTCTATATAACCAGTTTTTCCCCCAATAAAATTATATGGTTCATCATTTAAAAAACTCCAAAGTAATTCATCTGTACTTTTTACATAATAAGTTTTCCCACTTCCGATCGGGTTGAAGACATATCTTTTTTGCAATGTTGCTGACCTGACCTCTTCCCGCGCCAAGGCCGTAGCAACAAGTTTTGCCACATCACGAGCCGTTCCCTGATTTTCTGGCAAAAGGCCCGTTGGATCAACAAAAATTGTATCTTTTAAGCTAAGCTCCTCTGCTTTTTTATTCATTTCCGCGACAAAATCTTTTTGCTCCAAACCGGTGGAGCGCGCCAGGGCAATCGCGGCGTTATTAACTGACCCAACTAAAGCCATATTAAACAAATCCTTAACAGTCACTTCTTCCGGCGAACGAGCGTAAACAATGCCACCTTCACGATCGTCCGCTCTTGTCAAACGAATTACCTTATCCCAATCTGGGTCTTGATCCAAAAAAACCAAAACAGTCATCAGCTTGGTCAAACTGGCCAAAGGTGTTTTTTCCTGAGGATTTTTTGCAAATAAAACTGTACCCGTACCTTCGTCAAAAACCAATACTGATTTAGCCGTTGTTAAAATTCCAATACTCCGGCTATCTTCTTTCTTCCAAGGAGCGCGAGGTTCAGCTCTTGGTAAGCTAAATTGCTGGCCATCACCTTCACTTTGTGTATGGAGCGCCTCTTCCGCAATAATTTCGTCTGTTAAATCCGAAACAGTCGTCTCGGTGCTCCCTGGGGAATACGCAACAAACGGAGTAAAAATTAAGATTATACTTAGAATGATGGAAAACATCATACAGTAACTTTATCTTGCGACGGCGCGTCGGTTGATAAATTTAAAATTTTATCTAAAATTTCGCTCTTTGATAATTTATCATAATCAGGCAATTCACTTTGTTTAGTAATTCCGAGATAACGCATGAAGTCGAAAGTAATATTGAAAAGTGGCTCTCCGCCTTTGTCGGAATTTTTTGATTCCGCCAACCCCTTTATCATGAGGTTTCGTAAAATTAAACTGCAATTAACTCCGCGTATTTGTTCAAGATCGGATTTCGCGATTGGTCCACGATAAGCAATAATTGTTAACGTCTCAAGCGCCGGACGAGTCAATTCCCCAGTCATTTCATCTTTTAAAAAATCTTTTACCATTTTTGAAGAATCCCCACGGGTGGCCATTTGATATTCACCATCAATTTCCATGATTTGCACTCCTCTTTTATTATTTTCGCAATCGTCCGCCAAATCTGCTAATAATTTTTTAACCTCTTCTTTTTCCCCACCGACCTGCTCACATATTTTTTTCAAACTTAGGGGCCGACTCGCCACAAAAAGCAAACTTTCTATTTTTGATTTCAAATTAGCCATAAATAAATTATATTTTTATACTATCTCCTTTTTTAATATTAATTTCACCAAACATTTCCTCTTGTCGAACAACAATGTGTCTATGCTTTAAAAGTTCCAGTACGGCTAAAAAATGAACAATGATTTCTACCTTATCTTTTGCTTTAGAAATTATGGTATGAAATCTAACTTCAAGATTTTTTTGGATTAGATCTCTGATGTGCTGTATTTTCTCTTGGATAGAAATAGCGCTTTTAACTACGCCGCGCGGCAAACGAACAATCGGTTCAAGGTCTTCTATAATTTCGCGCATCACTAAGATTAATTTTTCTTTCGTAAGCCAGGCCGGTGGATTAAATAATATATCCCCCGCTCCAAGCGACGGCCGCTCACGGACAAAAGCAAAATGTTTTTTTAAAATCATTTTATGAATTACAAGCGATGCGTCGCGGTATTCTTTATAAATTTTAAGTTGTGCGGCCAAATCTGACCCATCACCTCCTTCAGGTTCGAGCGAAGGAAAAAGAGCTTTTGATTTTATCCAAAGAAGTTTTGCAGCCACCACCAAAAAATCTGCCATCTCTGCCGGATTAAGATTATCCATCCGCTCAATATATTCAACAAATTGATCGGCAATATAAGCGAGAGAAATATCCGTGATATTCATCTCCTCTTTCTCGATCATCTGTAGAAGAAGGTCGAACGGACCTTCAAATTTTTCTATTTTTACCTTATACATTTTTTAATAAACTCCTTCTTATTTTTTCTTCCCAAAAACTCCCATAATTCCACTTGTTGCTTTAAGAAAATTTTTTGCTGTCATTGCAACTGATTCTTCAAATGT is part of the Patescibacteria group bacterium genome and harbors:
- a CDS encoding glycosyltransferase family 1 protein; translation: MRIGIDCRTILNPGYGEAAGVGHYTFFLIKNLLKIDKKNEYVLFFDNLLSKDAAEEMIVGAPNVKIKFFPFHQYKHYLPFAFSHLLTANAIEKEKLDVFHSPAYTLPLAYKGKSVVTVHDLAIYKNPEWFPKKFLIGQNFSTKTLVPKSLKKAEKIIAVSKNTKKDITEIFKINPGKVEVIYEGVEFRNLPSKKETACGVESEICFEDLKVKYGLKDDYALFLGTIEPRKNIVALVQAFCGLIYKNKNLEKKYQLILAGVRGWKYKNVFKEIEACQKKLGESGEIKYIGYVPGREKFSLMKGAACFIFPSFYEGFGLPVLEALSLGVPTITSNKSSLPEIAGQAAILINPEKVLEISSALEKILVDRNLREELSKKGIIQAEKFNWKKCAEETLKVYGEVANV
- a CDS encoding serine hydrolase; protein product: MMFSIILSIILIFTPFVAYSPGSTETTVSDLTDEIIAEEALHTQSEGDGQQFSLPRAEPRAPWKKEDSRSIGILTTAKSVLVFDEGTGTVLFAKNPQEKTPLASLTKLMTVLVFLDQDPDWDKVIRLTRADDREGGIVYARSPEEVTVKDLFNMALVGSVNNAAIALARSTGLEQKDFVAEMNKKAEELSLKDTIFVDPTGLLPENQGTARDVAKLVATALAREEVRSATLQKRYVFNPIGSGKTYYVKSTDELLWSFLNDEPYNFIGGKTGYIEESGYNLAVEVMRGGHKIIAVVLGSATAEDRFKEIKGLVDWAFVNYQW
- the scpB gene encoding SMC-Scp complex subunit ScpB codes for the protein MANLKSKIESLLFVASRPLSLKKICEQVGGEKEEVKKLLADLADDCENNKRGVQIMEIDGEYQMATRGDSSKMVKDFLKDEMTGELTRPALETLTIIAYRGPIAKSDLEQIRGVNCSLILRNLMIKGLAESKNSDKGGEPLFNITFDFMRYLGITKQSELPDYDKLSKSEILDKILNLSTDAPSQDKVTV
- a CDS encoding segregation/condensation protein A; translation: MYKVKIEKFEGPFDLLLQMIEKEEMNITDISLAYIADQFVEYIERMDNLNPAEMADFLVVAAKLLWIKSKALFPSLEPEGGDGSDLAAQLKIYKEYRDASLVIHKMILKKHFAFVRERPSLGAGDILFNPPAWLTKEKLILVMREIIEDLEPIVRLPRGVVKSAISIQEKIQHIRDLIQKNLEVRFHTIISKAKDKVEIIVHFLAVLELLKHRHIVVRQEEMFGEINIKKGDSIKI